In the genome of Falco naumanni isolate bFalNau1 chromosome W, bFalNau1.pat, whole genome shotgun sequence, one region contains:
- the LOC121080348 gene encoding uncharacterized protein LOC121080348, whose translation MPSSYEGAEPFSSTGMTGGSQQLTVLEAKINLTGNEWQKHPIVTGPEAPRILAIDYLRRGYFKDPKGYRWVFGVAALETEEIKQLSTLPGLSVDPFVVGLLKVKEQLVPIATTTVHRQQYRTNRDSLILIHTLICQLEIQGVISRTHSPFNSPIWPVQKSNGEWRLEVDYRGLNEIMPPLSAAVPDMLELQYELKSKAAKWYATTDIANVGFLIHLAVECRPHRDTTTSFMLCPTQERKMPPTHPDPLELTRPPSHTDTATCPPVASVITPHTGTIGKDLDTQHPNDITTFPDNSLGNPAAINRQIGAAGQVPDQ comes from the exons ATGCCATCAAGCTATGAAGGAGCAGAACCCTTTAGTAGTACTGGAATGACAGGAGGTTCTCAACAGCTAACTGTCTTGGAGGCTAAAATAAACTTGACTGGGAATGAGTGGCAAAAACATCCCATTGTGACTGGCCCAGAGGCTCCACGTATCCTTGCCATAGACTATCTTaggagagggtatttcaaggaTCCAAAAGGATATCGGTGGGTTTTTGGTGTAGCTGCcttggaaacagaggaaattaagcagctaTCTACTTTGCCTGGTCTCTCAGTGGACCCATTTGTGGTGGGGTTACTGAAAGTCAAGGAACAGCTGGTGCCAATTGCTACTACCACAGTGCACCGGCAGCAATACCGTACCAACCGAGACTCCCTGATTCTCATCCATACGCTGATTTGCCAACTAGAGATCcaaggagtgatcagcagaaCCCATTCACCCTTTAATAGCCCCATATGGCCAGTGCAAAAGTCTAATGGAGAATGGAGACTAGAAGTGGACTATCGTGGCCTGAATGAAATCATGCCGCCATTGAGTGCTGCTGTACCAGACATGCTAGAACTTCAATATGAACTGAaatcaaaggcagccaagtggtaCGCCACTACTGATATTGCAAATGTGGGGTTTTTGATCCATTTGGCTGTGgagtgcag GCCCCACAGAGATACTACCACAAGCTTCATGCTCTGCCCcacacaggaaaggaaaatgccCCCAACCCACCCTGACCCTTTGGAACTTACAAGGCCCCCATCCCACACAGATACAGCCACATGCCCACCTGTAGCCTCAGTCATAACCCCACACACGGGCACGATAGGAAAAGATCTTGACACACAGCACCCTAATGACATCACAACCTTTCCAGATAATTCCCTAGGCAATCCCGCCGCTATAAACAGGCAGATCGGCGCGGCGGGGCAGGTGCCCGACCAATGA